From the genome of Prionailurus bengalensis isolate Pbe53 chromosome D1, Fcat_Pben_1.1_paternal_pri, whole genome shotgun sequence:
TCCGGGGCCTCAGCACCCCGGAGGTGTGGGCGTGGCCAGACCCTAGTGCTGTTTCTCTCCCAGGGTGAAGTCCTGTGGCCTCACGGCCGCGTGCTGCCCCCACGTCAGCGCGATGCTGACCCACAACAAGCACCTCGTGGAGCTGCAGATGAGCGACAACAAGCTGGGCGACTCCGGCGTCCAGGAGCTCTGCCAGGGCCTGAGCCAGCCTAGCGCCACGCTGCGGGTGCTCTGGTGAGCGAGCACGGGCGTGCCGGGCACGTCTCAGTCTGATGGGTCCAAGTCCGGGGTCCCTCGCGTCCCCCTGGGGCCCCTCCCTACTCCAGATGGCCACGTCTGGCAACTCCCGGAACCCGCGGACTCCCGAAGGCCTGGCAGCACCTGCTTTGTGCGCTGGgacccctggcccctgccctgcacGGCTGTGTTCCGGGGTCCTGGTTCCTTTGTTGTGCTGGACGCCTGTTTGTGCTCCAGTGTCGAGCCTTTGAGGATTTTCCCAatcttgtttcttccttcctggagCTCTCAGGAACCCACTGCTGGGTCTCACCGACCGCCCTGTAGCCCGACACCCCGTTCttgtttctgttctctcttttggcCCGTCAGCCGTTTGCTTCTGCTGTCGCAGGTTTTGGCTTTGTTGGCGGCCTCTGGATCTCTGCTTCTCACTGTGGCTTCTGGGGATGCCTGGCCATGCTGGGCGGGACACAGGTGAAGGGTGTGGCTGAAGCTGGCCCTGCAGGCTGAGCCCGACAGGGTCCCCTGCTTTTCTATCCAGAGGGCCTGGTCTGCTGCCAGCTCCTTGGGGTGCTCTGGGggcaggcggggctgggggcgtGGCTCTACCTCAGCTGTCACACCAGGCAGGGGCCCTGGAGCTTCTGGGGCCTCAGCTCCACCCCCCACCTAGGTGTCCttgctctggaggctggaagcctcTGTGTACTTTGTGCCTCcggccaccctcctccctcccacctttggCCTCTGGGTGCCTCCTTGGCAGCCCAGCCAGGCTCTAGCACCTGGTGGTGAGCAAGCAAGCGGCTGTAGGAGGCCCTCTGGTGACCCGAATTGGCCCCGGGGAGGTTGTGGCCAGGGTGTGCCAGCCTCAGGTCCGTCTGACCGCTCGGCCTGGAGGGCAGCTGTGTgcgccttccttccctctctggtcGGGGTGTCTGCCTGGGGCCGGCCACTGGGTCAGAGACAGACGTGCTCCCGAGTTCGAGGTTTGGGGAACGGCTATGACCCTGAGGTCTCGGCGCGCggtgtgcacgcacacgtgccTCAGGGCTCCATGAACATCGCGGTGCGTGGACAGCCCCGCCAGCACCCTGTTCGGTGGCGGATCCTCTTGTCCTGACCTGTGCCCTGCTGTCTGCCCAGGCTGGGGGACTGCGACGTGGCCAACGGCGGCTGCAACAGCCTGGCCTCGCTCCTGGTGGTCAACCGCAGCCTGCGGGAGCTGGACCTCAGCAACAACTGCATGGACGACCGGGGCATCCTTCGGCTGATGGAGAGCCTGGAGCGGCCTGACTGTGCGCTGGAGCAGCTGGTGTGAGTGGGGCGTGGTGggggggagctggagggagggcgGGAGCTGGGGGATGGCCCGCGAGGCCATGACCCGGCCTCCTCCCTGCGCACGCAGCCTGTACGACATCTACTGGACGCAGCAGACTGAGGACCTCCTTCAGGCCCTGGGAGAACGCAAGCCAGGCCTGCGGATTATCTCCTGAGaggcctcctgcccctccccctccggaCCTCCTGGCTGAGAATGAAGAGAAGGGTTCAAATCGATGGACTTCTGTGGGAAAGTTTCAGACACTTTTATTAAAGCACTTTTTTTGGCAGGAGGAGTGCTTGTCCTTCTTGTGGGGTCTCCACCAGGCACGGTGTCAGTGTCGCAGCTGTCAGGGCTCCCCCGCTGGGTTCGTGCAGCGGCCCGTCACCCCCACCGGCAGCAGCTCCGGGGCGGCCCATCTGCAcacctgcccctgtcccccccaGCCCTCTGGGCAGCACCAGCACTGGGCACACGATGCACAGGGCCCACAGGGCCGGGAGCTGGTAAGGACCTGCTTTACTTGTTCTGTTAGCTCTCGAagaccctctgcccctcctcccaaccTCAGGCCCAGAGCCTTTGAGTTTCTGACTCCACGTTCCTCAAGGAGCCAATCCGGTGACCTCCGGCCCCGTTCACACCCCCAGGTTTGCTGGGTCAGATGAAGCCTCCCCAGGAAGTGGCTCAGGGCTGCCTGCTTAGACCTGCCCCTTCTCAGCTGTCTCAGGGTATCACTGGATGGTCGTCCTTCACATGTGCCATCGAGGGGCTAATGGGGGTCCAGTGAGGTGCAGTCAGGGCTTCAGAGtggctgggggcccagggagcagaggaaggcaCCGTGATGCCTCTGCTGGGCCTGAGCCGTCCGTCTGGGTGCTGAGGGCTCGCTGTGGCCCAGAGGCCGGCGGGCTGACTGTGCAGAAAGGGGAGGGGACCAGCTGCCCGGAGCAAGCCCAGCCACAACGGTCAGGCTGAGAGGAGCCCCAGGAGCACATGTGCGTggacgcgcgcgcgcgcgggcgcacacacacacacacacacacacacacaccacacacacacacacacacccgggtCAGGGGCCACCTGCACCCCACAGAGCCCAGCTATGTGcatgggagaaagggaaaataaaaccacaagggCTGAGGCCTGTCGGAAGGTTCCAGCAGGCCTGGGCTCTGGGCAGTCGTGAGGTGCATCAGTTTGGGGCTGGCACCCCCTCCCTCTCAGGCTCCACAGGCCCTGGGGGGTCTTCCGGCCCAGGCAGGTGTCCATCCATGTCGCCCCCGGCTCTGCCCTGGTCACCCCGGCCCTGCTGCTTCTGCCGTCGAGTCTCCTTGTACCTCAGGGTGATGTCCCTGGGGACAGCGGGGGCCAAGTCACCACCGGCCGGCCCCCGGCAGTCGCCTCACAGGGCGAAACCGCCCCTCACAGGGACGCCCCCTCCCGGCTACAGGCAGGGGCCGCGGGACCCAGACAGCAGCCGAACACGGCCCCCGAGCTGGTGTCGAGGCCACCGGGAGCACGGCGCTCACCGCAAGAAGAAGCGCCAGACGGTCCAGGTGAGCGCGAGCACAGAGCCGAGCGTCCAGCACTGGGAGATGTAGAAGGGCAGCGACAGCGTGAGCGTCTGAGGGTCGTACTTCACCACGATGAGCAGCTCTGTGACCGTGATGGCCGCCACCAGCCAGGCCTGCTGGCCCAGCTTCTTGTGGAGCTTCCTGCGGGGGAAGGCACTCGGCTGAGGGCGCTGTGGCCGTGCCCCAGGGGCAGCGACGCCAAGTGTGCCCAGGCCCGCCCCCCGGCTCTCACGGGTCATCCATGAAGTCGTAGATCTCCCGCATGGCCACGCCGCCCACGTTCACAAAGAAGACCAGCCGCAGGAGGACCAGGTAGTGCTCGGGGGGCATCCACAGCACGAACTTCAGGTAGAACGTGTTCAGCTCTGCCAACAGAAactgggggacagaggagggtggGTGGCGAGCCGGGCTGCCCAGCAGGCGCGCACACGAGACCGGCCAGCCTTACCACCAGGATGATGCCGCACACGGCCAGCCAGCGGCGCAGGCTGGAGGCGGGCTTCCACTCGAAGCGGACCCAGCTGTAGGGCGTGAACTGGAAGGCGATTCTCTTCATCTTGCCCCTGGGAGCACAGGTGCCCGTCAGCCCGGGGCCCCTCTGCTCCACCTGGCAGCCATGCTGGGGGCCCGTGATGGGCGGGAGACCCCACTCCCCAGCGCCCTCCCGGGTCACCTAACGGGGGCAGCTCCTGGAGAGCCTCTGAAAAATGCTGGCGGGGGATGAGGAGGACCTGATTAGACAGGCTGGGGTCGGGCTGATATCCCTCCCCCCACGGACCAGGGAGGCTAGAGAGCCGTACTTGTAGGTCGGAATGTTCCAGAGGCCCTGCCACTTGTACGTCTTCAGAGACAGCCACTCAAGAGTCTTCATGCCGCAGTAGATGCCCAGCCCATTGCAAATGAGCACATCCATGATCCACTGGGGACGGGAGCCAGGGAGGTGGTGGGCGCCTGTGGTCCCCAGTCCCATCCTGCCCTCGACCCCCCCAGGGCAGCTGCTGGCACTTACGTGATCCCACCAGCACTCGCTGAAGTTGGGCAGCTGGTGCTCTAGGCTGTACTCGAGGAACTCGAACATCACACTCACGATCGTGCACATCCACCAGTCACGAATCATCAGGGTCTGCAGGCCGCGGCAGAGCGTCAGCCGCTCCAGGGCGACACCCCTGACCCCCTCGGGAGCGGGGCGAGGCACTGGTTGGAGGCCACGACACCAAGGACGAGTGCGGGTCGGGGCAGGACCCAGGGTGCCCAAGCAGTCGTGCCGACTCTCTGGACAGCTGCCTGGCCTGAGCCGTGGCCCCCAGACCCTCGCCCACCACAGTCAACCACTCTGAACGTCAGCCTGTGGCTGGGAAGTGGCTTCAGAGCACAAGGCAGACCTGAAAACCAGGGTGTCCTTCTGACGACGAGGTCACCTTACCTTCAGGTACCAGCCAAGAAAGTGCGCAGGCACAAAGCCGTCCAGCTTGTCCTGTGGGGACAGGACACTGGCCTCGTGCACGGCCCACAGCCGCTGGTCCCTCCTTCTCCATGGGCACCTGGGCCCGGTTCCTGCCTCTCTGAGCTGTGCTGACTGGATCCCAGGGACAAAGCTGGGATCCCGCACGCAGGCGGACAGCACGCCCTGACCACAGAGGAGAGCGGGTCTCCAGGCTGAGACGCAGGGACCTGCCCCACAAGGGGGCTGCACGGACCCTTCGCCAAGTGGGCTAAGCTGAAGGGAGGTCAGGCAGGAGGGACCCCACCCTGTCTGATCTGCAGAACGACCGGGGTTCCAGAAACATGCAGGACAGGTCAGCACCTGGGGAGCTGATTAAACACGTGACTCCTGGCCCCACCCCGAGCACGGAGCTCCTAGGGCCCGCCTGTACCCAGACGTTGTGGAAGGGGTCACTCTCGTTGTCTGCGTCGTAGATGAGGCAGTTTCCCCCGTAGTCCCTCTCCGGCAGTGGGACTCCCAGCTTGGGGTCCACATACTTCAGAAACTGGCGGCCGTCCTGGACAGTCTGCAAGGCCAGCGCCCTGGTCAGTGAGGCCACATGCTGCTGGTGGCGACGGGAGAGCTCGCCTAAAGTCCTGAAAGCGTGCGTGTGGCCTGGGGTGTGTGGATGACGCCTCTGCCGAGTGGGGACAAACACCCTGCAGCGCAGGGACGGGCAgacgtggtgggggtggggaggccccgAGTCCAAGGAGATGCGCCACGCTCCCCACGTGGAGGCTGTGTGGGTGGGGACACAGGTGGGGTCACAGGTCACGGGTCTTGCTACTGCCCCTCTCCACAGGCCCTCCCAGAAGAAACACGACATCAGGTCAGCCTTCCCAGACACGGATACCAACAGCAGCAAACCGCCCTTTCTGGCCTTAGCGCTAAGGAGACTTCTGGGGTCGACAGACGGAAGGCTGCCTGCGGCAGACACAGCCTCACCCCTCCCTCGGGCCGCCTCTGGCCACTGGCCCACAGGGAGTGGCCCCGGGAGGCCTGAGGTCAGGACACCATCCCCTCACTCCTGCCCCAAGTACCAGCCAAGGGACGAAGCAGGGCAGAGGATGAGGTCGGGTGACAGACGTCTTCTGGCCTCAGACCCGCATCACATCTGTGCCAGACAGACGCACTGCCCTGTCCTGCAACTCGACCTGTCCCCAGCTTGGGGTCTGTGGAAGTGACCCTCAGACCGTGACATCAGCCACGGGATCGGAGGCTGGGCACTGCTGTATCCAGAGAGCACGAACCCACACGCTCGGGCACAGCTGTGCCAGGTGCGGGCTGCAGACCCCGAGCAGGACGGCCCCGTGGTGCGAGCACCGCACCACGGGACACTTGGCTGACCCAGAAACGCAAACAAGGCCAGGAGAGGCGGCCACGGTAAGGGTTCCGACAAGCGCGGTGCCGCCCAGGGTCTGGTGGCAGGAGCGCTCTCCTGGAGGGAGCCACTGGCCAGTCGTGCCGGGAAGCCGTGCAAGCAGACCTAACACGTGCTCGGGTGCACACGGGCCTGTCACCAGCAGCCCCACTCAGGAAACGGCTCCCGCTCGAGGTCAAGGCCGCCCCACCCAGCAGGAGATGGCCCACGACCCCCACGACCCCGATGACCCCGACGCCCTCCAAGGGCCCAGGAGGCACAAGCGAGCGCGCCCCCAGGGGGTTCTCACAGGGCAGGACTTGGTGGTGGAGGGAGAGCAGGTCGGCGCTCTGGGGGACACGAGCCACTGTTGTGTCCTAGACGTGGGTTTACACATACAGGTGTCAGTACTCAGAACCATACACCGCGCTAAGAGTGAATCTCACCACGTGGCGACAAACCACGAGAGACAGAACTGACGGGAGCTGTGAGCTTGTGAATAAgaaagtactttgtaaactgAAGGTCACCGTCTAGGTGCACGTGGGGTTGAGCAGAAGGAAAAGCTTCAGTAAAGAGACACCAGTGCCAGCAAGAGGGGAGCCACGGTTTACTACGGAGAACGTTCCGGCCTCCCTCCGGACCATCCTGCTGCACAAGGTGCGCTCGGAGGGAGAAGCCCCGAGGACTAAACCCCAGGACCAGCGAGTGGGGGTGCCGCCCTCCCCAGGGGTGGGACCCTGCTGCTCGGGGGACAGGCAGGCGTCCCACCCGAGCAGACCGTCCCACTGGGCCCCGTCCCCGCTCGCCAGCGGGGACCGTCTGGGCAGGGCCCACACGCGGCTCAGGGCAGAGACCCTGCTGAGACGCGGTGCCCGCAGCCTTCCCAAAGCGGACCCTTCTGGAGGGCCCCCCTCACAGCCTCGCTTCCTGCCAAAGCTCCCGAGGGGCTGGTGGGCAAAGCCTTCTCGGACACCTTTCGCTTACCGGGGCCGCGGCACCGCCCCCACTCCCAGATTATCCAAGAAAACCCGCTCACCTGGAAGAGTATGAAGATGAGGAACAGCTCATAGACCACGCTGACGCAGAGCCAGAACCTCCAGTAAGCTAAGAGACACAGAACACAAGCGTCAGGGGCGCCAGCCCCGCCACTGGCCGGCAGCACGCCTGCGCGAGGCCTCACTCAGAAGCGAGCCTGGGCTGTGCCCATGCCTCCGGCCAGTGCTCCCAGCTTCCCCGCTCCCCCCTCCTCGGGGGCCAGAAGCGGGGGCCGCCAGCGCCCTTGCGCGTGTGTACCGGTGAGACCTCTGACCTTTACCGCTGAGGAAACCTGCAGTAGGTTTCTGCCGGACGCCTTTTGGCAAGTTAAGAAAACCTACGAATCCCAGCATGCTAAGTTTTCACCATGAATGCGTAGGAGACTTCGTTCTCCTTCAGCGCTAACGCGGTGAGTTGCACTGACAACGGTCTCCGATGCCAAGCCGGAGGCTAGACCGACCCTGCTTCTGTCGAACTTTCAGGAGACTCCCATCTCCACCCGCACCGCGGGTCCCCGGAACACACACTTCCCAGCTGCTGAGGGAGATCTtcagtgttctcaccacaaaaaagaaactaattctGCGGGGGTGACGGGGGGCTGTCAATCATCTGGTCTACCTTAAACCCACACGTCGTTCTGGGCCAGTGAAATCTcaataaagcagagaaaaaagcCACTTGTCCCCCAAATTCCTTTTATCGGCCACCTGGTTTTCATCCCTCGAAAGGGGAGGCTCAGATTTTTACCAGGGGAGGAAAGAGCAGCAGAGGAAGCATCTAAAACCATCGTCTGAGACAAATGACGGGGGAGCACGTggctcttggcttcggctcaggtcgtgacctcagggttcatgagaccaagccccacagggggctctgcGCCGGCAGCctggagtcggcttgggattctctctccctctgccccgccccccactcacgtgcgcaccccctcaaaataaattaaaaaaaccacaaatggggcgcctgggtggctcggtcggttcagcgtctgacttcggctcaggtcatatctcaccgtccgtgagtttgagccctgcgtcgggctctgtgctgacagctcagagcctggagcctgtttcagattctgtgtctccctctctctctgcccctcccctgttcatgttctgtctctgtctcaagaataaataaacgttaaaaaaaaatttttttttaaaaaccacaaatgaCAACTCTCACCTTCCAACAATCCTGACAATCCTGTTTAATACCGGCCTAAACTATCCACTTTCCCGTTGCTTGTGTCTGCTTAAAGAAACACCACCAGCTTAGTTTTAAAAACGATTTTCCCTGAATAAAAACGGTGGTGCTTACAAATGTGGAAGAGACCCTGGCCCCGCCGGCCTTGGGGATCCCAGCCGccggcagggggagggaggggagctggtAAGGAGGCGCTTGTGTGGGGCTCCGGGGCCCAGCCAGCACCCTCGGGCTTGTGAAACCTCCGCTCGCAGCTCACGCAGGCAGGAAGCACAAAGCACGAAGGACGCTTTGCTCAAGTGCCTCTGGGCGCGGGGTGAACAGTGGACGTGACAAACTAGCCTTGCTGCTGTGGAGTCTGGGAAAAGCCTGGAAAGTTCTCTGGTCAAGGCTGCAGCAGGATCTAAAAGGGCCTGCGGTAAAGCGACTCAGGGTGCTTCCCTGGAGCGCTCGCCCCACAGCCACGCGAGGGCACCTTCCTCACGGACCCTGTGACACTGAGCTCGTCTGCTCCCCTCCCCGaccgctgcccccctcccccatcagagGGCCTCCAGCTGGCCATACCCCActgcccatccccctccaccTGTAGAACCCCCagggcccgccccgcccccaaaCACACCACGGGTGCACCCCTGGTTTCCCCGAGCACCCGCCCCACCTGCACACCCACTTTCTTCCTGCGCATCAAATCCAGCGGCCCCCGCAGCCCTCACAATATTCTGTTTACTCCAGCTTCCAGAGGGAGGCACGCACGAAAACAGAAATCGTGAAGAGAAGGGTGCCTTTTTCACGGGCCAGCTTCAACTGGAACTGTAGCCAATTCAAGTTTCCCAACAAAGCACCTTGTTTCTGGGCCAGAAAACCCTCCCCACCGTCCCCATGGCGTGCTGCCCAGGGCTGAGGGGACCACTTCCCATGTGCTCTGACTTGACAAGTTTGAGGCGTCCTGCCCGCCACCAGGGAGCAGGTGCCCCAGAGCGGGCCCCCGCATTCGGTAAATCACAGACCGGCAGGGAAGCCGCTCACACCAAGCGACCAAAGCGAAAGGCAGGCGCAGCAGAGCCCAGCACGCAAGATGGGAGCGGGTGACCGGCACCCCAGATTGAACGGGATGCAGGGCCTCCCAGGAGCCCAGAGGCCAAGCAGCTGCCCACCGCTGTCCGATCCCAGGCTGGGCCCAGTGCCCACAAGCGACCTGCTCCGCCCCCCCTCCGTCTGCTGACTCTCCAGAACTCTTCCCGGCCGATCCAACAGGCACCCGGACTTTTGTCGTGACTTTTGGTGGCTTTTAAAGTGTTCTCTCACTCTGGCTAGTTCAGACCCTTCTGAGGCCCAGAAGACTGAGCAGGTGGGGAGCCGCGGGGCCAGGCCGTGCAGCTGCGTGCACTCACCACTGCCCCTCCGGCAGGCACCAGGCGGTGTCACCCAGTGTCAGCGTCCCAACCAGGCATCGAGGGGGGCAGAGTGGCCGGTGAGACCAGCCAGCGCAGGTtccccagccaggtgcccccgcacCGCTCGGAGCACCCGGGGACCTAGCTCACAGCCACGGCGCTCACCGACCCCTTCCCCAGGGCAGTCCAGTCACCTCCAGCACGGCCTAAAATAGTCCCGCCCTTTAAGCTGCTGCTTCTCCTCCCAGGACTTTGTGCTACACGAATGATCGGACACAGGTGATGGTACGACTGGGAAACAAACCGGAGTGCGTTCAGATGACCACCAAACGAGCAGCCATTAAATATCTAGTTGCCAAGTAAAAAATGAGTAAGGGGGTGTTTGTGTTTCCCTGAAGTGAGGAAGTCTGATATAGAACCACAGAGTGGGATCCCATGTTTAAATGCTACGTGTGTACATGCGTGTGCAGAGACACACTAAACCTTAACAGTGGCTTCTTCCTGTGAGtggcttttgtttctattttaaaatactttttgtacTTTCCAAGTATTCTACAATGAATACACACCCCTAttaagacagaaaagaaacaaaggttcTAAGATTACAAAGGTTACTAAGTTGTAACATTTCAGGAAACCAACCATGCCTTGCCCTCAGAGGCGGCCCCTCAATGAGGCTGGAGCCCTAGACacactggggctggggcagggcagggggcaggaccagaggtggggggcaggggcaggaccagcagtgggggggcagggggcaggaccAGGGGGCAGCGCGAGCATTGCTCTGCAGCTCCGAGGCCCAGAGGGTTGTTGAAACTCCCTCAACTTGGGGGTTGGGGGTTAGAGACAGGAGAACTCATTGCAGATGGCACCCAGTGAGCAGGTCAATGGCAGGGCCACCAGCTGAAGCCCATGCCGACCCCGCTGGCCAGTCCTGGGGCACCAAGGTCTGCAGAAGCAGCCCCCTGAGACACAGTGGGTGGAAggcacatggtgggggggggggggggggaaggacagcTGCGGGACAAGGTGAGGAGCAGAGACGGAAGAAGGGGCTGCAGGAAACCCAGCCCTCGCCCTCAGCTGTGACAGTGCGCCCTGGCTGGCgggaggggctgggaagaggaGGACAGGACATTCACACCTGGCAGCACAGACACGGAGCGACTGCTCGGGACAGAACCGTCACATGggcacacacagaaagagaaagggcgAGTTACCTGGATGAGGTCTGGAAAATGGCCCGTCTTTAGCTTGTGTGACTCCAAAacataagaaaaccaaaatactGGCCACAATACCTCTgcaaacaaagaacaaacagcCCCTCAGTGTGTGTCTCCCAGGCGGGAGGTTGGGGGTAGGAGGGACCCCAGGATGCCCTCTGCAGTGACAGCCCCTgtccccagggagggaggaggccgggcctcacgggggcgggggggggggcgcccaggCCAACTGCCAGAGGCAGACCCGCCCTCGGGACGAGACCCTTGGTGGAGGCTGTGCGTCGTTTAGGTTGCAAAGCGGTGCCCACTAGTGTGTGTGCTTCCCATTGAAAGAGCCCCTGAAATCCCACATGTGACCACCCAGGGCACCGAGGGCCCGCCGAAGACAGAAGGATGCTAGGGTTGAAAGGCTCTCTGCTCCCACAAGGCAAGGGCAGCACCCCCCACGCAATCCCCACAGGGCTAATTCACAACAGGACCAAGCAGACGTGCTGCAACCACAagtgcacagacacacagagatgtGCCTGcacgggggaggggacaggagcaaGGAGGACACGCAGACAGCAGTGCTCACGCTCCGTTCACACGGCCACCGCCCGCCCAGCGCAGGGTCTGAGGGGGGCAGTGCCGCCTGCCCTCCCCACTGCCGGCAGTCCCGTGGCAGGGACGCACATTGCTGTTTGCAGCTGGGCTGCTGCCCTCCAACACGCACGATGCGACACCACACGGGAGGCCGGAGGCGTCGGCCTGGaagcacctgccccccccccccccccccacacctgctAAGAGCGCCCAGGGTCCAGGGCAGGTACCGGTGAGGCCGGGCCCCACAGGACACCGCCTGCCAGCCCCTCCGCTCCTGCCTGCCCCTCTGTGGCCAGGGTGTGTTCCGATCACACCGGGCAACATGCTGCTGTGGGTGTGCAGAGCGGTCCTGTCCCGAGTAGGACAGGCTCCCTGCTCCTGCCGGCCTCCGGACCACAGTAAGTGTGGAGGGACCGATGGACACTGGCCACTGCGCTCAGCAGGGCGGGACCCACATCCCCATCACAGGGGCTGACACAGAGGGCCCGTGAGGTGCCCACTGCTCAGGGCAGGGTGTGGGGAGGCGGGAAGTCTGCAAGGGGCTGCCTGGAGGGGCACACAGACCCCCACTAGGCAGCGCTCCCAGTGTgacaccctccacccccaggagAGGCCCCTCCTGGCACGACCGAGAGATAGCTTTGGAGCCACGGGTGACCCCCAGAGAAGTCACCACCAGAACAGAACGAGGGAGGTGAAGTCTCAGGGCGCCTGTGCCCCACCTGCCCTCACCAGGTCAGAGTCTCGATTCCAACCTCGGTTGTACATCTTGAGGCAGTGTTTAGGGTCACTTGGCAAGATCTGTGAGTCGGGCGAAGGATGTACAGTatcccccccactccctgcaCCCAGGTCTGCGTTAACACCCGACGTGGGGATGGGGCGTCTGTCACAATTTACGAATCCA
Proteins encoded in this window:
- the PTDSS2 gene encoding phosphatidylserine synthase 2 isoform X1, encoding MRRGERRGAGGPRQGSPVPAGKASLEEPPDGATAGRASGPGAGRRSTESEVYDDGTNTFFWRAHTLTVLFILTCVLGYVTLLEETPRDTAYNTKRGIVASILVFLCFGVTQAKDGPFSRPHPAYWRFWLCVSVVYELFLIFILFQDTTVARVPQSADLLSLHHQVLPSSTWGAWRISLDSGPPHPHHVCPSLRCRVFVPTRQRRHPHTPGHTHAFRTLGELSRRHQQHVASLTRALALQTVQDGRQFLKYVDPKLGVPLPERDYGGNCLIYDADNESDPFHNVWDKLDGFVPAHFLGWYLKTLMIRDWWMCTIVSVMFEFLEYSLEHQLPNFSECWWDHWIMDVLICNGLGIYCGMKTLEWLSLKTYKWQGLWNIPTYKGKMKRIAFQFTPYSWVRFEWKPASSLRRWLAVCGIILVFLLAELNTFYLKFVLWMPPEHYLVLLRLVFFVNVGGVAMREIYDFMDDPKLHKKLGQQAWLVAAITVTELLIVVKYDPQTLTLSLPFYISQCWTLGSVLALTWTVWRFFLRDITLRYKETRRQKQQGRGDQGRAGGDMDGHLPGPEDPPGPVEPEREGVPAPN
- the PTDSS2 gene encoding phosphatidylserine synthase 2 isoform X3 gives rise to the protein MRRGERRGAGGPRQGSPVPAGKASLEEPPDGATAGRASGPGAGRRSTESEVYDDGTNTFFWRAHTLTVLFILTCVLGYVTLLEETPRDTAYNTKRGIVASILVFLCFGVTQAKDGPFSRPHPAYWRFWLCVSVVYELFLIFILFQTVQDGRQFLKYVDPKLGVPLPERDYGGNCLIYDADNESDPFHNVWDKLDGFVPAHFLGWYLKTLMIRDWWMCTIVSVMFEFLEYSLEHQLPNFSECWWDHWIMDVLICNGLGIYCGMKTLEWLSLKTYKWQGLWNIPTYKGKMKRIAFQFTPYSWVRFEWKPASSLRRWLAVCGIILVFLLAELNTFYLKFVLWMPPEHYLVLLRLVFFVNVGGVAMREIYDFMDDPKLHKKLGQQAWLVAAITVTELLIVVKYDPQTLTLSLPFYISQCWTLGSVLALTWTVWRFFLRDITLRYKETRRQKQQGRGDQGRAGGDMDGHLPGPEDPPGPVEPEREGVPAPN
- the PTDSS2 gene encoding phosphatidylserine synthase 2 isoform X2; this translates as MRRGERRGAGGPRQGSPVPAGKASLEEPPDGATAGRASGPGAGRRSTESEVYDDGTNTFFWRAHTLTVLFILTCVLGYVTLLEETPRDTAYNTKRGIVASILVFLCFGVTQAKDGPFSRPHPAYWRFWLCVSVVYELFLIFILFQQHVASLTRALALQTVQDGRQFLKYVDPKLGVPLPERDYGGNCLIYDADNESDPFHNVWDKLDGFVPAHFLGWYLKTLMIRDWWMCTIVSVMFEFLEYSLEHQLPNFSECWWDHWIMDVLICNGLGIYCGMKTLEWLSLKTYKWQGLWNIPTYKGKMKRIAFQFTPYSWVRFEWKPASSLRRWLAVCGIILVFLLAELNTFYLKFVLWMPPEHYLVLLRLVFFVNVGGVAMREIYDFMDDPKLHKKLGQQAWLVAAITVTELLIVVKYDPQTLTLSLPFYISQCWTLGSVLALTWTVWRFFLRDITLRYKETRRQKQQGRGDQGRAGGDMDGHLPGPEDPPGPVEPEREGVPAPN